TGCCGCCCGGGTTCGCGCCGTTGCTGAAGAACGTGGTCGAGTCCTTCAGGATCTTGAGATTCTTCACCGCAGGCCAGTGCGCCGCGCACAGCGGCGGCACGCCGATCAGCTGGTGGTGGAAGCAGTTCATCCGGTCGTGGATGATCTCGCTCGCCGGAACGATCAGCTGCTCGCCCGGGTAGTTCGCGGGCAGCAGGTTCGACCCGGTGCCGTAGTTGATCTGGTAGAAGACGTCGCCGCTGTCGGACACCATCGGCTGCACGCGGCACGGATCCAGCACCCACAGCCGCGTCACCACGCGGCGATCATCGCGCCCCTTCAGCACGTAGGTGTTGCCCTGGATCAGCTTCGACAGCAGCCAGGCCTCGCGGAACTGCTGCGCCGTCTGGTAGGCGTTCGGCTTGCGCAGCACCGGCCAGTACGCCGTGTTCGCGGTGTCGATCGACCAGATGCCGTTGACGTCCTCGATCTTCAGCAGGAACGGCAGCTTGCCGATGTCCGAGGCGATGCGGTTCAGGCAGCCGTAGAGCGTCGGATAGCACAGCACCGTGCTCTGCCGCTCCTCCATGTTGCGCTGCCAGGCGCCGGTGAACGGCTCCTGGACCATCAACGTGTGCCAGTCATCCCGCCCCGGAGCAGCGACGGCAGGCGTCAGCGCCTTCAGATAGCCGACGCCGTACTTTCGAACACCGGCCTCAGTGGCCAGCTCTCGGGGCGAAAATCCGGTCATTCGGAGGCTTCCTCGCTCGCGTTGCCCTTGGTCGCGCGCTTCTTCGCGACCTTGCGGCCAGTCTTCTTCGCTACCGGCGGAGCCTCTTCCTGATCGCCGACTTGGCCGGAACCCGGACCATCGGCAATAGGCGCCAACGGCGGCTGCGTGGCGGCCTGAGCCACCATGTCGCGCCGGATGTACTTACCGCGCTGCACCAACACGTCGGCGATCTTCGGGTGCACGCGCGCGACCCTGCCGCCCTTGCTCAGGATTTCGACCTTGCTCATTGGAACCTCACTTGTTGGAAGAAGTGGCGGGGCCGCGGAGGCCCCGCCACCGCCGCTCGATTACGAGCTGGTCGGAATCGAAGCCCGGCCCCAGTTGACGCGCGCCCACGCGACCGCCTGCGGGCGCCGGCGCTGCCAGTTGATGAAGCGCTCGACGAGGAACGCCACGCTGTTGGTCTGCCACAGCGAGACCACCTGCTGTGCCGTGGGCGTGGTGCTGTTCATCGTCGGCGCGTCGTCCATCACCAGCGAAGCCTGATCCGACATCGAGACCTGCAAGCCGCCTTCGTCGCCCAGGAAGATCTCGTCGCCCTTGATGAGCGCGATCACCGCACCATCCTCGTCGTCCGGCACGAAGGCCGAAACGAACGCCGGCAGGCCCAGGAACGTGCCGCCGGTGAAGTTGATGCCGGGGAACTCGGACGCGCCCAGAGGATTGGCCATCAGCGAAAGCGCAATTGCGGTCCGCTCCGACATCGCCCAGAACGAACCGGCCAGGGACAGGTTGGAGCCTGCGATGGCGTTCATCAGCGCGGCGGCGCCCGCGCGGATTGCGTCCGCGTCGCTACCCGCCGGCACGGTCGTGGCGGGCACGCCATTGAGGATCGAGGCGGGCGCCTCGTCGGCAACGGCAGCGGCGTCTGGATCGATGAACTGCGTGTCGATGGTCTGGTTGACCGCGCGACCCAGTTCGTCGCGCAGCAGCGCGTCGGCGGCCGGCGTGGCGCGCATCATCGTTTCCTTCGTGGCGGCGGCGATCGCAGCGACCTTCAGCGGGACGAGCTTCGCGCGGCTGTAGGACCACCGGGTCAGCGGCTTCGCGCCGCCCTCCTTGGTCCACTTGCCGATCGCGGCGGAACCCTGCACCAGCACCGGCGTGTCGAACGGCAGATTGCGCAGGCGGTCGGAGACCTGGCCCAGCAGCGATCGCGGGCGCAGCCACTCGACGAAATCGGCGAACGCCACGCCGCCGTCGGTGATCAGATTGCCGGCCCAGTTCGCGTTGCCCGTGCTGGCGGCCGGCACGGCGGCTTTCTGCTGGATGATGCTGTGCAGGCGCTCGTCGCCCGGGTAGACCGCGCGCGCGACGTCGATCGGGCTCTGGTGGTGCACGTGGGACACGGCCAGGCAGCGCGCGAGGCGAGCGAAGCCGATGCCGGCATCCACCTTCTCGACCGCCTTGAGCTGCGCGGGCTCGAGCGAACGGCCCTCGCCGCGCGAGACGATGTCCTCGTTGCCCTTGGCGATGATCGCCGCCGGCACGGCCGACTTGGCCTGCACGGCCTGCAGGCGGGTCAGGCGGTCGATGTCGCCGTCGAGCGACTTGATCTGGCCTTCCAGGTCGTCGAACTCTTCCTGCTCGGCGGTGTTGAAGGAACGGCTCTCGTCCATGGACTTCTGGGCGATGTCGCCCAGCTTCTTCTGGTGCGCTTCGCGGGTCGCGCGCAGCGCTTCCAGCTGTTCGGCGATGGTCTTCATTGCGTTTCCTTGGTGGCGCAGCCGTTCGGCCCGGGTTCCACGCCGGGCAGTGCCTGCAAGATTGGGAAGCGGGTTCCACCCCGCGGGGCCGTGCGGCCCGATACTTCAGTGCAGCAACTTCACCGCGCCGCCGGCCGGCCGTTCGACCGGTGCCGCCTGGCGCTGGATGAGGGGGACGCCGTAGTTCGCCGGGCGGCGCGCGCCGGTGTCCATGGCCTTGATGCTCTGGATCGTGGCCGCCGCGTTGGCCGGGATCGTCACCAGGGACAACTCGTAGATTTCGGTCTCGGTGAAGCGGATGCCGCCCGATTCCATGAAGCTGTATTCCAGCGCTCGGAAGCCGATCGACACGCCGCGGACCAACTTCTCCTTCACCGACTGCCAGGCGAGGTCGACCAGATCCTTGAGCGCACCGGGCGTCTCGATCTTCGCGACGCTCGCGGTGAACGGGATGCCCTTGGCCGTCGGCTTGCCGAACTTCACGACGCCGACCGGGCTGTCATGGCGGTGCTGCCACAGCAGAGGCAACTCGGCCGCGAATTTGGCGCCCAGCGGCTCCACGATGTCCCCCATGCGGTCCGGTTCCGGCGTGGTGGCCCAGCCGGTGATGACGCGCTGGTCGTCGTCGTAGGACTTCACCTCCAGCAGGCTGTAGGCGCGGTTTTCGTTCTTCATCAGGTTCCACCCAGGGTCATGAGGACGAGCTTCTTGTTCTGTGGCTCGGGGTTCCGAGACATCAGCTCGACGGCATTCATCGCCGCCATCAGGGGGTCGATCTTTCCGACTCCGCTGGCCGCCTTGGTCACGTAGAGGGCGTTCTTCGACGCCTCGACCTTGGCATTGCCCACGCACCAGTCCATCAGCCGCGAGCCGTCGTGCGTCAGCAGGCCGTCGGCCAGCCAGCGCTCGAACACCTTGCAGGTGCCGGTCAGCTGCCAGCCTTGGCGGATGCCGGTGATCAGCTCCGGATCGATCTTCTCGGCGGCCAACACGTCCAGCACGGTGCCCAGCCCGGAGGGATCGACGCCGATCCCGGCCAGCAACCTGGCCTTGGCCACCTGCTTCACCATGACCGCCATGTCACGGAGGTCCGTTGCGCCGTCCTCTGCCTCGCTTCCGACCAGCAGGTGGCCGTCGGCGATGAAGTCCTCGTAGCGGGTTTCCTGGCTCTTCCGACGCTTCAGTGCCTTCGGGTGAGCGAACGCTCGGCACACCAGCAGCTTGCGCTTCGTGTGCCTGTCCCTGCCGCAGAACGACAGGCCCAGCAGGTCGTCCAGGCCGCCGCCGTCGATGCCCACGGTGATGGCGTCGCAGCGCCGGATCAGCCCCTCAAGCGTCAGCCGCTTGTCGGCCTGAGCCTCCCAGAACTCAGCACCGGCCCAACTGCCCTGGTGGAGCGCCACGCCGATCTGGATGTTCAAGTGCTGCGAGCCCCAGCTGCGCAGCTCTGCCTCGCTGGTGCCGACCGCGTCCTCGAACTCCTCGACCATCCGCTCCAGCGTGATGGCGCGCCCGATGTTCGGGTTCAGCAGCGGCCACAGCTGCGGATCCTTCCACTGCTGGTCCTTCGATTCCTGCACCTCCTGCGGGAACTCGAACAGCACCGGCAGCATCTTGCCGAGCCGCTTGCCATCGCGGATGTCGCGAGCCTTCTGCAGTT
The Xanthomonas sp. AM6 DNA segment above includes these coding regions:
- a CDS encoding phage major capsid protein; amino-acid sequence: MKTIAEQLEALRATREAHQKKLGDIAQKSMDESRSFNTAEQEEFDDLEGQIKSLDGDIDRLTRLQAVQAKSAVPAAIIAKGNEDIVSRGEGRSLEPAQLKAVEKVDAGIGFARLARCLAVSHVHHQSPIDVARAVYPGDERLHSIIQQKAAVPAASTGNANWAGNLITDGGVAFADFVEWLRPRSLLGQVSDRLRNLPFDTPVLVQGSAAIGKWTKEGGAKPLTRWSYSRAKLVPLKVAAIAAATKETMMRATPAADALLRDELGRAVNQTIDTQFIDPDAAAVADEAPASILNGVPATTVPAGSDADAIRAGAAALMNAIAGSNLSLAGSFWAMSERTAIALSLMANPLGASEFPGINFTGGTFLGLPAFVSAFVPDDEDGAVIALIKGDEIFLGDEGGLQVSMSDQASLVMDDAPTMNSTTPTAQQVVSLWQTNSVAFLVERFINWQRRRPQAVAWARVNWGRASIPTSS
- a CDS encoding terminase TerL endonuclease subunit, whose product is MAWDLSCRDWWERLQAGRLPVGDLPLWTPQAERAAQIFGRLRLADVPGTPTVAEAGGEWFQEVVRCMFGAVDPATGQREIRDLFALVPKKNAKTTFGALGMVTAVLLNKRPRATFLMTAPVQDTAQLAFDAAAGAIELDPVLDAKFHIRHHLKTIIHRETKASLEIMTFDPGVLTGIKVSGGALIDELHVCAKKSKAPQALRQIRGGMVPYPEAFLWFITTQSDEQPVGVFADELQKARDIRDGKRLGKMLPVLFEFPQEVQESKDQQWKDPQLWPLLNPNIGRAITLERMVEEFEDAVGTSEAELRSWGSQHLNIQIGVALHQGSWAGAEFWEAQADKRLTLEGLIRRCDAITVGIDGGGLDDLLGLSFCGRDRHTKRKLLVCRAFAHPKALKRRKSQETRYEDFIADGHLLVGSEAEDGATDLRDMAVMVKQVAKARLLAGIGVDPSGLGTVLDVLAAEKIDPELITGIRQGWQLTGTCKVFERWLADGLLTHDGSRLMDWCVGNAKVEASKNALYVTKAASGVGKIDPLMAAMNAVELMSRNPEPQNKKLVLMTLGGT
- a CDS encoding HK97 family phage prohead protease; protein product: MKNENRAYSLLEVKSYDDDQRVITGWATTPEPDRMGDIVEPLGAKFAAELPLLWQHRHDSPVGVVKFGKPTAKGIPFTASVAKIETPGALKDLVDLAWQSVKEKLVRGVSIGFRALEYSFMESGGIRFTETEIYELSLVTIPANAAATIQSIKAMDTGARRPANYGVPLIQRQAAPVERPAGGAVKLLH